The proteins below are encoded in one region of Mycobacterium botniense:
- a CDS encoding type I polyketide synthase — translation MASVEGQQEPAPGFAIIGYAARFPGAADANEFWQLLRDGREAISEVPPDRWDADEFFDPNPDIPGKVVTRRAGFIADVTGFDAPFFGMSTREARLMDPQHRLLLETAWRAVEHSGIAPTDLANTNTGVFVGLSTHDYLGMASDELTYPEIEAYMATGTSNAAAAGRISYRLGLQGPAVAVDTACSSSLVAIHQACQALQLGECELALAGGANVLLTPATMITFSRARMLAPDGRCKTFDAAADGYVRGEGCGVVVVKRLEDALRDGNRIRAVIRGSATNQDGASGGLTVPNGIAQQRVIRQALQRAGIAPGDIDYLEAHGTGTSLGDPIEVQAAGAVLGAGRDPSRPLLIGSVKTNIGHLEAAAGIAGLIKVILSLEHGVLPKHLHFRNPSPHIPWERLPVQVVREATAWERNSRPRIAGVSSFGFAGTNAHLIVAEAPGELGQFASAPNPVDVPDNRRFSILPLSARTPAALIQIADQYRTWLNAHPEATLADVCFTAAVARAHFEHRAALVVNSKKSAIDLLGALADDRPAPGLVRGVCDDTPKTAWLFTGQGSQHAGMARELFETEPVFAQTLTHCAATVADILDKPLLDVIFAADDSVGEETLRQTTYAQPALFAVEMSLARLWQSWGFEPDVVLGHSVGQYSAACVAGVFTLEDGMLLMAERGRLFGSLPAGGRMVAVFTAAERVESIIDEFPSLSVAAYNGANTVLSGPAQDLDQAVAGLTADGVRCDWLDTSHAFHSALLDPILDEFESYTDRFSFASPQRILVCNRTGDALGRDVKLDGSYWRRHARQPVQFAKSIRTLADLGCKMLLEVGPQPVLTAAALRAWPDTVPAPQPIASLRRNTADHRQITEALAGTYAAGHLPDFGAVMGPARKLDLPTYPFQHRQYWFTEKRSRPTNRTASTETVRLLEDGRIEELAALLDGTGNQQTVDVLTKLAAHHNLERKTESIADARYEIRWEKSSAEAPRTADAEADGAASWLVVGDDADAVQPLVDTLTAHGHRYRIVGLPASDADEERLQAALRAAVADDPTLRILHVAALGCDNAASTQSLSKMQRRVLGGTRRLFRATATADLRVPIWLITCGAQQVTGTDKVLPDQSCLWGFGRSAALEHPLVWGGLADLAQSTIADWSLLIRQIVSARPDAAIKEDQLALREHAVYVPRLVRRVGQPLAAPVLRSDATYLVTGGLGSIGLEIAGYLAAQGARHLVLTGRRPPTEAAQRRIDALREQRACEIYVITADIADVQDVARLLATVQAELPPIAGIVHTAGEMGTSPLSTLDDAEVERVFSGKVWGAWHLSEAATELQLDFFLSTSSIASVWGGFGQTAYAAANAFLDGLAWRLRERGIPGISVNFGPWSVGMADEQARARLDQRGIRTLSPADALAGLADVMAASSPHRTVHGIVARIDWARFLPLYQQAGRRSLLATLEREVADLAPAPTFSGKTPLVEQLTNAPAQQRKKLLADYLRDAVAEVTRVDAAEIREDAGFFDLGMDSLMAVELRRRIEQAVGRDVPATLAMDHPRLSDVVDYLLCDVLKLSDQESPGSGHHRAWAVAARTDEPIAIVAVACRFPGAPDPEAFWELLSGGVDAIREIPDDRFDIDEFYDPDPETPGKIYSRFGGFLDGIDGFDPEFFGISPREAVWIDPQQRLILETAWEGLERAGYSPEALRGSRTGVFVGVGANEYSHLLSAESVEKIEPHFITGNALNAISGRVAFALGLEGPAVAVDTACSSSLVAVHQACQALHAGDCDLALAGGVNVLLSPVTIIAASRARMLSPVGRCKTFDASADGYVRSEGCGILVLKRLNDAMREGDRVCAVIAGSSVNQDGASSGLTVPNGGAQQRLISAALTRAGLSGRDVDYLEAHGTGTPLGDPIEVQAAGAVYGVGRDTPLLIGSVKTNIGHLESASGVAGLIKVVLSLQHDLLPQSLHFENPSPHIPWDSLPVRVVDKPTPWHSNGKPRRAGVSSFGFTGTNAHVLIEDAPKQLPISADGPPTDDVIVASTPHVRDESLNVLVLSARSPEALVALARRYDSWLDTHPQVDIADVCSTAGAGRSHFEYRAALVVDSVQGAREGLAELVENRVRPGVLRGECTDRPMTAWLFTGQGSQHPGMARELFDAEPVFADTVKRCAHAVNEILPRPLLDVLFSTDRDAAETLRHTSFAQPALFAVEMGLARLWQSWGVEPDVVLGHSVGQYAAACVAGVFSLEDGARLIAERGRLFGSLPEGGRMMAVFADAKHVEGIANEFPRVSVAAYNGPNTVLSGPGADLEQIAARCGEDAIRCTWIETSHAFHSELLEPVLGEFESYAAQLQFAAPTLPLVCNRSGAVLTAATPLDAQYWRRHSRQPVQFAESIRTVAALGCSVLMEIGPQPILTGAAVQVWPEHLAAPRAIVSLRKGVADRRQIAEALAAAYVSGHRLTFAALHHQPRRKLELPTYPFQRRRFWPKTSEIAGLDGQAVSGILGSAKDLASGDSVYTSRLSVKSQPWLSDHVIYGTVVVPGATYAAMALAAVGPPGRVQDVFFYEPIILPEKSSREVQLTLHPLEDGTGWSFRVHSRPYGVRDAEWSLNADGTVSTVVTDSGEESAGALSDSIDEAIEAMNRMRPQQLCETFADMELVWGPVWSNSLKSLWVGEGEAIGDITVSEELAPHLGTEPIHPVLLDLCTGVAFPAFPALLAAEQGVTDLFLPLRYGRVELHAKMPRRFYCRAKWRTSGLDSETQVFDLDFVDRDGRHLGGIREFTVKRAPREALLRGLGGDATRLLYTLGWHEVPLPASGSGIEGAGNAIGTWLIAGFNQLAAELPGSISIDRATLSADTEPLGKLLEQARESGMPFSGIVWRSAGPGAEESSADSAARLETEIAHLLSVVHTVQANQSVKLPGGLWIITERAVATESGEPVDPVQAALWGLGRTIANEEPALHCRLVDCDGSTEAAHVLACLLGAPIEEPELALRQGKFLVSRLLPWARSGHLTVPRASDYVLAPTERGAIDNLRLTETDVPPPDEGYVQVRVEAAGLNFRDVLNVLGLYPGDPGPIGGDFAGTVTQVGDGVTGIEVGQRVFGFMQGAFASRFNVPAQLLAPVPDGVSAAAAATIPAAALTARLAFDWAQLKPGDRVLIHAASGGVGLAAIQMAQRRGAIVFATASKYKRETLCRLGVKFVYDSRTTDFADQILADTDGAGVDVVLNSLTNEGFVEATVRATAQNGRFVEIAKRDIWTHEQMAAARPDIAYEIVALDATTFREPERIRGLLREVSDGLARSEWIPLPAEIYPLTEAKTAFRRMQQARHIGKIVLQMPSPLQPRSERSYLITGGLGAIGLHTASYLAQLGAGDIVLTSRHAPDESSQRAIEDITERYRCRIHTFAADVGVESEVVTLLERIRAELPPLAGVVHLAGVLDDALLSQQSVERFRKTLAPKAFGACHLDRLTRSDDLDFFIVASSVSSLLGPPGQANYSTANALLDGLVAKRKAQGLPATGINFGPWASEGMASSETAQANLTAQGLIPLRPAAALNAVGEVVANGTGQAAVIKANWQRAAKVLGNSRPPILDHVLPTAVAETTGDSQLLRQLQNMPVAQRADFITEFLQREVQQFLRLAQPPAATSRFLDLGTDSLMAVELRNRLHSQFGGVFTINATAVFDYPTIGGLAEHLAGQLSESPSGGAEPPAAPESNAAAEAHEDSEPVTAPEPS, via the coding sequence ATGGCATCCGTGGAAGGTCAGCAGGAGCCAGCACCGGGCTTTGCGATCATCGGCTACGCGGCCCGTTTCCCGGGTGCTGCGGACGCAAACGAGTTCTGGCAGCTGCTGCGCGACGGCCGTGAAGCGATCTCGGAGGTGCCTCCCGATAGGTGGGATGCCGACGAATTCTTTGACCCCAATCCCGACATCCCCGGCAAGGTCGTGACGCGTCGGGCCGGCTTCATTGCTGACGTAACGGGTTTCGACGCACCCTTTTTCGGCATGTCGACGCGCGAGGCCAGGTTGATGGATCCGCAGCATCGGCTTTTGCTGGAGACCGCGTGGCGAGCAGTGGAGCATTCAGGCATCGCGCCAACGGATTTGGCCAACACCAACACCGGTGTATTCGTCGGTCTGTCCACGCATGACTACCTGGGAATGGCATCCGACGAGCTGACTTATCCCGAGATCGAAGCCTATATGGCAACCGGGACCTCGAACGCCGCGGCAGCGGGCCGGATCAGCTACCGATTGGGGCTGCAGGGTCCGGCGGTCGCCGTCGACACCGCGTGCAGCTCGTCGTTGGTGGCCATCCATCAGGCGTGCCAAGCGCTGCAGTTGGGTGAATGCGAGCTCGCGCTGGCCGGCGGCGCGAATGTTCTGCTCACCCCGGCAACCATGATCACGTTTTCCCGCGCACGCATGCTCGCGCCCGACGGGCGGTGCAAGACATTCGACGCTGCCGCAGACGGCTACGTCCGCGGCGAGGGCTGCGGTGTCGTCGTCGTGAAACGCCTTGAAGATGCGCTCCGCGACGGCAACCGGATTCGAGCCGTCATCCGAGGCAGCGCGACCAACCAGGACGGAGCATCCGGTGGCCTGACCGTACCCAACGGCATTGCTCAACAACGAGTTATCAGACAGGCGCTGCAGCGCGCCGGTATCGCACCCGGCGACATCGACTACCTGGAGGCGCATGGGACCGGGACGTCGCTGGGCGACCCGATCGAAGTCCAGGCCGCAGGTGCGGTGCTCGGCGCCGGGCGGGATCCGAGTCGGCCCCTTTTGATCGGCTCGGTGAAGACGAATATCGGGCACCTGGAAGCAGCCGCGGGAATCGCGGGGCTGATCAAGGTCATCCTGTCCCTCGAGCACGGGGTCTTACCGAAGCACCTGCATTTTCGTAATCCTTCCCCGCACATTCCGTGGGAGCGGCTCCCAGTGCAGGTTGTGCGGGAGGCCACCGCCTGGGAACGCAACAGCCGGCCACGCATCGCCGGAGTCAGCTCGTTCGGGTTCGCCGGCACCAACGCGCACCTCATCGTCGCAGAGGCCCCCGGTGAACTCGGTCAGTTTGCGAGCGCGCCGAATCCGGTCGACGTGCCCGACAACCGACGGTTCAGCATCCTTCCGCTATCGGCGCGCACACCCGCAGCACTGATCCAGATCGCCGATCAATACCGCACCTGGTTGAACGCCCACCCGGAGGCAACTTTGGCGGATGTGTGCTTTACCGCCGCGGTGGCGCGGGCACACTTCGAGCACCGGGCCGCGTTGGTGGTCAACTCAAAGAAATCTGCCATTGACTTGCTCGGCGCGCTCGCCGACGACCGGCCGGCACCCGGACTGGTGCGCGGAGTATGCGATGACACGCCGAAGACCGCGTGGCTGTTCACCGGTCAAGGCAGCCAGCACGCGGGCATGGCCCGCGAGCTCTTCGAGACCGAGCCGGTGTTCGCCCAGACGCTGACCCACTGCGCGGCAACGGTTGCCGACATTCTCGACAAGCCTCTGCTTGATGTAATTTTCGCCGCGGATGACTCCGTCGGTGAAGAGACACTGCGCCAGACCACCTATGCCCAGCCCGCCTTGTTCGCGGTGGAGATGAGTTTGGCGCGCCTCTGGCAGTCATGGGGTTTCGAACCCGATGTGGTGCTGGGCCACAGCGTCGGCCAGTATTCGGCGGCCTGCGTCGCAGGTGTCTTCACCCTCGAGGACGGAATGCTGCTGATGGCCGAGCGCGGCCGTCTTTTCGGCAGTCTGCCGGCGGGCGGCCGGATGGTTGCGGTCTTCACCGCCGCCGAGCGCGTCGAGAGCATCATCGACGAGTTCCCAAGTCTTTCCGTTGCCGCCTACAACGGCGCCAATACGGTCTTGTCTGGGCCCGCGCAGGATCTGGATCAGGCGGTGGCAGGCTTGACCGCCGACGGTGTGCGCTGCGACTGGCTGGACACCAGCCACGCTTTCCACTCGGCTCTGCTCGATCCAATCCTCGACGAGTTTGAATCGTATACAGACCGGTTTAGTTTTGCTTCGCCACAACGGATCTTAGTGTGCAACCGCACTGGTGACGCGCTTGGCAGGGACGTGAAACTCGACGGATCCTATTGGCGCCGCCACGCACGCCAACCCGTGCAGTTCGCCAAAAGCATTCGAACACTGGCTGATCTGGGCTGCAAGATGTTGCTGGAGGTCGGCCCGCAACCGGTGCTCACCGCCGCTGCCCTGCGGGCATGGCCCGATACCGTACCTGCACCGCAGCCGATCGCCTCCCTGCGCCGAAACACCGCCGACCACCGCCAGATCACCGAAGCCCTCGCTGGCACCTACGCCGCGGGCCATCTGCCCGACTTCGGCGCTGTCATGGGACCCGCGCGAAAGCTGGACCTGCCAACCTATCCATTCCAGCATCGCCAGTATTGGTTTACTGAGAAGCGGTCCCGGCCGACGAACAGGACCGCGAGCACCGAAACCGTCCGACTTCTCGAGGACGGCCGCATCGAGGAACTCGCAGCCCTACTCGACGGAACCGGCAACCAGCAGACCGTAGATGTGCTGACGAAGCTTGCCGCACACCATAACCTCGAGCGTAAAACCGAGTCGATCGCAGACGCGCGCTACGAGATTCGGTGGGAGAAATCCAGCGCGGAGGCGCCGCGGACCGCAGATGCGGAAGCCGACGGGGCGGCGAGCTGGCTTGTTGTCGGCGATGATGCCGACGCAGTCCAGCCGTTGGTCGATACCCTGACCGCACACGGGCACCGGTATCGGATTGTCGGGTTACCAGCATCCGACGCCGACGAGGAGCGGCTTCAGGCCGCGTTGCGCGCTGCGGTGGCAGACGACCCGACGCTACGCATCCTGCATGTCGCAGCCCTGGGTTGCGATAACGCAGCGTCGACGCAGTCGCTGTCAAAGATGCAACGCCGAGTCCTGGGCGGAACACGACGACTTTTCCGCGCGACGGCCACCGCCGATTTGCGGGTACCTATTTGGCTCATAACCTGTGGTGCGCAACAGGTCACAGGAACTGACAAGGTATTACCGGATCAGAGCTGCCTCTGGGGATTTGGTCGTTCCGCCGCCCTCGAGCATCCGCTGGTATGGGGCGGGCTCGCGGATCTGGCGCAAAGCACCATCGCCGACTGGTCGCTGCTGATCCGGCAGATCGTCTCAGCGCGACCCGACGCGGCTATTAAGGAAGACCAACTCGCACTGCGCGAGCATGCGGTGTATGTCCCGCGATTGGTTCGGCGCGTCGGGCAACCGCTTGCAGCACCGGTATTGCGCTCTGATGCAACGTATTTGGTCACCGGTGGGCTGGGTTCGATCGGGCTGGAAATCGCCGGGTATCTGGCCGCGCAGGGTGCCCGGCATCTGGTGTTGACCGGCCGGCGCCCGCCTACCGAAGCCGCCCAACGGCGCATCGACGCCCTGCGCGAACAGCGGGCCTGCGAAATTTACGTCATCACAGCCGATATCGCTGACGTCCAGGACGTCGCACGCCTGCTGGCTACGGTGCAGGCCGAACTACCTCCGATTGCCGGCATTGTGCATACCGCTGGCGAGATGGGCACCAGCCCACTGAGCACCCTGGACGACGCCGAGGTGGAGCGCGTTTTCTCGGGTAAAGTCTGGGGTGCTTGGCATTTGAGCGAAGCGGCCACTGAGTTGCAACTGGACTTCTTCCTCAGTACTTCCTCGATCGCCTCGGTATGGGGCGGGTTCGGCCAGACGGCTTATGCGGCGGCGAATGCCTTCCTCGACGGGCTGGCCTGGCGGCTGCGCGAGCGAGGAATTCCTGGAATCAGCGTTAATTTCGGCCCCTGGTCGGTGGGCATGGCCGACGAACAGGCTCGTGCGCGACTGGATCAGCGTGGAATCCGGACCTTGTCTCCTGCCGATGCCCTAGCGGGGCTGGCCGACGTTATGGCGGCCTCTTCCCCGCACAGGACAGTCCACGGAATAGTGGCGCGCATCGACTGGGCCCGCTTCCTGCCCCTCTACCAGCAGGCGGGGAGGCGCTCACTGCTGGCGACGTTGGAGCGCGAGGTGGCTGATTTAGCTCCGGCACCAACGTTCTCAGGTAAAACTCCACTGGTGGAGCAGCTCACCAACGCTCCAGCACAGCAGCGCAAGAAACTTCTCGCGGATTACCTGCGCGATGCGGTTGCGGAGGTGACGCGGGTTGACGCCGCAGAGATCCGCGAAGACGCCGGATTCTTCGACCTGGGGATGGATTCCCTCATGGCCGTCGAATTGCGGCGCCGTATCGAGCAAGCCGTAGGCAGGGACGTGCCAGCGACTCTGGCTATGGACCACCCCCGGCTATCCGACGTGGTGGACTACCTGCTTTGCGACGTGCTTAAACTCAGCGACCAGGAATCCCCCGGCTCGGGCCACCACCGGGCCTGGGCAGTGGCCGCGCGCACGGACGAGCCGATCGCGATCGTCGCGGTGGCGTGCCGGTTTCCCGGCGCTCCCGATCCTGAAGCTTTCTGGGAGCTATTGTCCGGCGGTGTGGATGCGATCCGGGAAATTCCGGATGACCGGTTCGACATCGACGAGTTTTACGACCCGGATCCTGAGACCCCGGGCAAGATCTACAGCCGCTTCGGCGGTTTTCTCGACGGAATCGACGGCTTCGACCCGGAATTCTTCGGCATCTCCCCGCGCGAGGCTGTGTGGATCGATCCGCAACAGCGGCTGATACTGGAAACCGCTTGGGAGGGCTTGGAACGTGCCGGGTATTCGCCGGAGGCTTTGCGCGGCAGCCGAACCGGAGTCTTCGTTGGCGTGGGCGCCAACGAGTATTCGCATCTGCTGTCCGCCGAGTCCGTCGAAAAGATCGAGCCCCACTTCATCACAGGCAATGCGCTGAACGCCATTTCGGGTCGGGTCGCCTTTGCGCTGGGACTAGAGGGACCAGCTGTCGCGGTCGATACCGCGTGCAGTTCGTCGCTGGTGGCGGTTCATCAGGCTTGCCAGGCGTTGCATGCCGGTGACTGCGATTTGGCATTGGCCGGCGGGGTCAACGTCCTGCTGAGTCCAGTAACCATCATCGCTGCCTCGCGGGCCAGGATGCTTTCTCCGGTCGGGCGCTGCAAGACCTTCGACGCTTCCGCCGACGGCTATGTGCGCAGTGAAGGCTGCGGAATTCTGGTGCTGAAGAGGCTGAACGACGCCATGCGCGAGGGCGATCGCGTGTGCGCGGTCATCGCTGGCAGTTCGGTCAATCAGGACGGTGCCTCCAGTGGTTTGACGGTACCTAATGGTGGTGCCCAGCAACGACTTATCAGCGCGGCGCTGACTCGTGCCGGTCTTAGCGGCAGGGACGTGGACTACCTTGAGGCACATGGAACAGGTACCCCGCTGGGTGATCCGATCGAGGTGCAGGCAGCCGGCGCTGTCTATGGCGTTGGCCGTGACACGCCGCTGCTGATCGGATCGGTGAAGACCAACATCGGCCACCTCGAATCGGCATCAGGTGTCGCCGGCCTGATCAAGGTCGTATTGTCGCTGCAGCACGACCTGCTCCCGCAGAGCCTGCATTTCGAGAATCCATCTCCGCATATCCCGTGGGATTCGCTGCCTGTGCGGGTTGTGGACAAGCCAACTCCCTGGCACAGCAACGGGAAACCGCGACGCGCCGGTGTAAGTTCATTCGGATTCACTGGTACAAACGCGCACGTACTGATCGAAGATGCGCCAAAGCAACTGCCGATCTCCGCGGATGGGCCGCCAACTGACGACGTGATCGTGGCGTCGACGCCGCATGTTCGAGATGAATCGCTGAATGTGCTGGTGCTGTCCGCGCGCTCACCGGAGGCGCTGGTGGCGTTGGCACGGCGTTACGACTCTTGGTTAGACACCCATCCCCAGGTCGACATCGCTGATGTGTGCTCCACCGCCGGGGCGGGACGTTCCCATTTCGAATACCGGGCCGCGCTGGTGGTCGATTCGGTCCAGGGCGCTCGCGAGGGCCTGGCGGAGTTGGTCGAGAACCGGGTGAGACCCGGCGTGCTACGTGGCGAGTGCACTGACCGGCCGATGACCGCGTGGTTGTTCACCGGGCAGGGCAGTCAGCATCCGGGAATGGCGCGCGAACTGTTTGACGCGGAGCCAGTGTTCGCAGACACCGTGAAACGCTGCGCGCACGCAGTCAACGAGATTCTGCCACGCCCATTACTGGACGTGCTGTTCAGCACAGACCGCGACGCCGCTGAAACATTGCGGCACACCTCGTTCGCACAGCCCGCACTTTTCGCCGTCGAGATGGGCCTGGCCCGGCTGTGGCAGTCGTGGGGCGTCGAGCCCGACGTGGTGCTGGGACACAGCGTAGGCCAGTACGCGGCGGCATGTGTGGCCGGAGTTTTCAGTCTCGAGGACGGAGCGCGCCTCATAGCCGAACGCGGCAGACTGTTTGGCAGTCTGCCCGAAGGGGGGCGAATGATGGCGGTATTCGCCGATGCCAAGCACGTCGAGGGAATCGCCAACGAATTCCCCCGGGTGTCGGTCGCGGCCTATAACGGACCCAACACAGTGCTGTCCGGTCCAGGAGCGGATCTAGAACAGATCGCCGCCAGATGTGGTGAGGACGCCATCCGCTGCACCTGGATAGAAACCAGCCACGCCTTTCATTCGGAGTTGCTGGAGCCGGTGCTTGGTGAATTCGAATCGTACGCGGCGCAGCTGCAGTTCGCGGCACCGACGTTGCCGCTGGTCTGTAACCGCAGCGGGGCTGTGCTCACAGCCGCGACTCCGCTTGACGCACAATATTGGCGGCGACATTCTCGCCAGCCGGTGCAGTTCGCCGAAAGTATCCGCACCGTTGCGGCGCTCGGATGCTCGGTGTTGATGGAGATCGGTCCGCAACCGATTCTGACCGGCGCCGCCGTCCAGGTCTGGCCAGAACATTTGGCCGCGCCACGAGCGATCGTCTCACTGCGCAAGGGTGTTGCCGACCGGCGTCAGATCGCCGAGGCGCTGGCCGCGGCCTATGTCAGCGGTCATCGTCTCACGTTCGCTGCGCTGCACCATCAACCTCGCCGCAAACTCGAACTGCCCACGTACCCGTTCCAACGGCGTCGCTTCTGGCCTAAAACGTCAGAGATCGCCGGTCTCGACGGGCAGGCGGTATCCGGAATTCTCGGCAGCGCCAAAGACCTCGCCTCCGGCGACTCCGTATACACCAGCAGGCTGTCCGTCAAATCGCAGCCGTGGCTCTCCGATCACGTCATCTACGGCACCGTTGTTGTTCCGGGGGCAACGTATGCGGCAATGGCCTTGGCCGCGGTTGGGCCGCCGGGACGCGTGCAAGACGTCTTCTTCTATGAACCGATCATTCTGCCCGAGAAGAGTTCTCGCGAGGTGCAGCTGACTTTGCATCCACTCGAGGACGGCACCGGCTGGAGTTTCCGGGTGCACAGCCGCCCCTACGGCGTCCGTGATGCCGAATGGTCGTTGAACGCCGACGGCACTGTGAGCACCGTGGTCACCGATTCCGGCGAGGAGTCGGCTGGCGCGCTGTCGGATTCGATTGACGAGGCTATCGAGGCAATGAACCGCATGCGTCCGCAGCAACTGTGCGAGACGTTCGCCGACATGGAGCTGGTATGGGGACCTGTGTGGTCAAATTCTCTCAAATCGCTGTGGGTCGGCGAGGGTGAGGCGATCGGCGATATCACGGTCAGCGAAGAGCTTGCCCCACACCTGGGAACCGAGCCAATCCATCCGGTGCTACTCGACCTGTGCACCGGAGTAGCCTTCCCGGCTTTCCCGGCGCTCCTGGCCGCCGAGCAGGGAGTAACCGATTTGTTCTTGCCGTTGCGGTACGGGCGGGTAGAGCTGCACGCGAAAATGCCTCGACGCTTTTACTGCCGCGCGAAGTGGCGCACTAGCGGCCTGGATAGCGAAACCCAAGTCTTCGACCTCGACTTTGTCGATCGGGACGGCCGTCATCTCGGCGGGATTCGCGAATTCACGGTCAAACGAGCACCCCGAGAGGCGTTGTTGCGGGGACTCGGCGGGGACGCCACCCGGCTGCTGTACACCCTTGGCTGGCACGAGGTGCCGCTGCCGGCATCGGGCAGTGGTATCGAGGGCGCCGGAAACGCTATCGGCACCTGGCTGATTGCCGGATTCAACCAATTGGCGGCTGAGTTGCCGGGCAGCATCTCGATCGACCGGGCCACACTTTCAGCAGACACAGAGCCTCTGGGGAAGCTACTGGAACAAGCTCGCGAAAGCGGTATGCCGTTCTCCGGCATCGTTTGGCGCAGCGCAGGACCGGGTGCAGAAGAATCGAGCGCGGACTCTGCCGCGCGGCTGGAGACCGAGATCGCTCACTTGCTCAGTGTCGTGCACACCGTGCAGGCGAACCAGTCGGTGAAACTTCCCGGCGGGCTGTGGATTATCACTGAACGAGCGGTGGCAACCGAATCGGGCGAGCCTGTCGACCCGGTCCAGGCGGCACTGTGGGGACTCGGCCGCACCATCGCTAACGAGGAACCGGCCTTGCACTGCAGGCTCGTCGACTGCGACGGATCAACGGAAGCCGCCCACGTGTTGGCGTGCCTCCTCGGCGCGCCGATCGAGGAACCCGAACTCGCCCTGCGGCAAGGAAAGTTCCTGGTGTCACGGTTACTGCCATGGGCCCGAAGTGGTCATCTCACGGTGCCGCGTGCAAGCGATTATGTCCTGGCGCCCACCGAGCGCGGCGCGATCGACAACCTGCGCCTGACTGAGACCGACGTACCGCCGCCGGATGAGGGCTATGTGCAGGTCCGGGTGGAGGCTGCCGGCTTGAACTTCCGGGATGTACTCAACGTGCTGGGCCTTTACCCTGGCGATCCGGGCCCGATCGGCGGTGACTTCGCTGGGACCGTTACCCAGGTGGGTGATGGCGTCACCGGAATCGAGGTCGGCCAGCGCGTCTTCGGTTTCATGCAGGGGGCGTTCGCGAGCCGTTTCAACGTGCCGGCCCAGTTGCTGGCGCCGGTGCCCGACGGGGTGAGCGCGGCAGCGGCGGCGACAATTCCCGCTGCGGCACTTACGGCCCGGCTCGCGTTCGACTGGGCGCAGCTGAAGCCCGGTGACCGCGTGCTCATTCACGCCGCCAGCGGCGGTGTCGGATTGGCGGCCATTCAGATGGCGCAGCGGCGCGGTGCGATCGTCTTCGCCACCGCCAGTAAGTACAAACGCGAGACGCTGTGCAGGCTGGGTGTGAAATTTGTCTATGACTCGCGCACAACTGATTTCGCCGACCAGATCCTCGCAGACACCGACGGTGCCGGCGTCGACGTGGTGCTCAACAGCCTGACCAACGAGGGGTTTGTCGAAGCGACCGTCCGGGCTACCGCACAGAATGGCCGTTTCGTCGAGATCGCCAAACGAGACATCTGGACACACGAGCAGATGGCGGCGGCACGTCCCGATATCGCCTACGAGATCGTCGCATTGGACGCAACCACCTTCCGGGAGCCGGAGCGTATCCGTGGCTTGCTTCGCGAGGTGTCGGACGGATTGGCCAGGAGCGAGTGGATTCCGCTCCCCGCCGAGATTTACCCGCTGACGGAGGCGAAGACGGCGTTTCGCCGCATGCAGCAAGCGCGGCATATCGGAAAAATCGTGCTGCAAATGCCTAGCCCGCTACAACCCCGTTCCGAGCGGAGCTACCTCATCACCGGTGGACTTGGCGCGATCGGTCTGCACACGGCGTCGTATCTGGCCCAGCTCGGTGCCGGTGACATCGTCTTGACCAGCCGGCACGCACCCGATGAGAGCTCGCAACGGGCAATCGAGGACATCACCGAACGCTACCGGTGCCGCATCCACACCTTCGCGGCTGACGTCGGCGTCGAATCCGAAGTCGTTACGCTGCTGGAGCGGATCCGCGCGGAGTTGCCGCCGCTCGCTGGCGTGGTGCATTTGGCAGGTGTGCTCGATGACGCGCTGTTGTCACAGCAAAGCGTAGAACGTTTCCGAAAGACATTGGCGCCCAAAGCGTTCGGTGCCTGCCATTTGGATCGTTTGACGAGAAGCGACGACCTCGACTTCTTCATTGTGGCCTCCTCGGTCTCCAGCTTGCTCGGCCCGCCCGGCCAGGCCAACTACTCGACCGCCAATGCGCTGCTCGACGGACTGGTCGCGAAACGAAAGGCGCAGGGCTTACCGGCGACCGGCATCAACTTTGGCCCCTGGGCCAGCGAGGGCATGGCATCTTCGGAGACCGCACAAGCCAATCTCACTGCGCAAGGCCTCATTCCGCTGAGACCCGCGGCTGCCCTCAACGCGGTCGGCGAGGTCGTTGCCAACGGGACCGGGCAAGCGGCCGTCATCAAGGCCAACTGGCAGCGCGCCGCGAAGGTGCTGGGCAACTCTCGCCCACCGATCCTCGACCACGTGTTGCCGACTGCGGTGGCGGAAACAACCGGTGACAGTCAGCTGCTCCGGCAACTGCAGAACATGCCGGTGGCGCAGCGTGCCGATTTCATTACCGAATTCCTGCAGCGCGAAGTTCAGCAGTTCCTGCGGCTCGCGCAACCGCCCGCCGCAACCAGCCGGTTCCTGGACCTGGGCACGGATTCACTGATGGCGGTGGAACTTCGCAACCGGTTGCACAGCCAGTTCGGTGGCGTGTTCACGATCAACGCCACCGCGGTATTCGACTATCCGACCATCGGCGGGCTCGCGGAGCATCTCGCAGGTCAGCTGTCGGAATCACCGTCCGGTGGGGCCGAACCTCCAGCCGCGCCGGAGTCGAACGCAGCTGCAGAAGCACACGAGGACTCAGAACCCGTCACAGCACCAGAGCCGAGTTGA